In Embleya scabrispora, the DNA window CGTCATCACCGGGCAGACCAGCGCGAAGTCGTCGGCCGCGCCGCCGGCGGCCAGTTCGGGGCGGACCACCTCCTCGATGTAGCGCAGGCTGTGCAGCGGGTGGACGTGCAGGCCGTCGGCCACCTCGCCGATCATGCGCAACATCCACGGGTTGACCCCGGCCAGGTAGATCGGCGGGTCGGCGATCGAGCCGCCCGGCGTCCACTCCGGCGTCATCAGGGTGAACCGGTAGAAGTCGCCCTTGAACCGCAGCCGTTCCTCGCCCCGGAAGGCCGACCAGATCGCCCGCAGCGCGGCGACGTACTCGCGCAGTCGCGGGCCCGGCCGGTCGAACTCGGCCGAGTAGCGCCGTTCGATGTGCGGCCGCACCTGGGTGCCCAGGCCCAGTACGAACCGGCCGCCGGTCGCCTCGGCCAACTCCCAGGCCGCCGACGCGGTGACCATCGGGCTTCGGGCGAACGCGACGGCGATGCCCGTCCCGACGGTCAGGTTCTCGGTGGCCAGCGCCGCGGCGGTCGCGGCGGTGTACGCGGTGCGGCCGCCCTCGGTGAGCCACAGGCCGTCGAACCCGGCGCGCTCGGTGGCGGCCGCGGCACGTTGCATGTCGCGGAGGGTGAGGCCGGCCGCCATGACATCGAGCTGAGGGGGTGTCAGGCGACGAGGGGTCGGCGGAGAGGGGGTCACTGGTGCTCCTGTCGTACCGAGGGGCCTGTCATGCCGAGGGTCCTGTCGTGCCGAGGTCCTGTCATGCCGAGGGAGCCGGCCGTTCCGATGATTCCGCCGCCAGTACACCGTCCCACGCGCCGGTGACCGTGCCGGTCCAGCGTGGTGTGCGCCGTTCGGACCACGCGCGGGGGCCCTCGCGTGCGTCGTCGGTGCCCATCAGCACGCGGTGGTAGGCGGTTTCCAGGCGTTCGACCTCGTCGAGCCCGGCGTCGGCCCACAGCAGCCGCTTGGTGAGCGCCGCCGACACCGGGTGCACGTTGGTCGCGATGTCGCGCGCGATCTCCAGTGCGGCGGGCAGAACCTCGTCGGCGGGCAACGCCCGTGACACCAGGCCGAGTACGGCCGCCTCGGCGCCGCGGAAGGTGCGCCCGGTCAGCAGGATGTCGGCGGCCACCGCCCGCGACGTGGCCGCCGGCACGGTCCAGTGCGACTGGGCGTCGGGGACCATGCCGCGCCGTACCTGTGGAATCGCCAGCTTGGCGTCCTCGGCCACGAGCCGGATGTCGCACTGCATCGCCAGCGTGAACCCGATGCCGATCGCGTGCCCGTTGATCGCGGCGATCACCGGCTTGCGCACCTCCCACGCGGCCGGCCGCACCGGCGACGCGCTGAACTTCCGCGACCGTGCCGCCGCTTCCCCCGGTCCCGCGAAGCTGTCCGCCTCCGGCGACATGTCGGCGCCCGCGCAGAACGCCCGCCCCGCGCCGGTGAGCACCACCGCGCGCACCGCATCGTCGGCGTCACACCGCGCGTATGCGTCCCCGAGGGCCGAACCCATGCCCCCGGAGAAGACATTGAGTTCGTCGGGCCGATCCAGCGTGACGACGGCAACCCCGTCGCGGATGTCGAACTTGATCACCCTGGGACGGTAAGCCGGATCCTTGACCAAATCAAGTGATGGCTTCGCGCATTCCGCACACCCGCCGCACCCGCCGCACCCGCGCGATTGCCGACAAAAATTGCCGGGGCCCGCCGTCGAATGCCACGAACACAGCAGCAGCTGCGAACGCCCCGACAGCCGACCCCGGCAATCAATATGGAATATGACGAACAGTCGGACGGTCAGACGGTCAGACCGCGCTGTCCTCGACCTCCGCCGCGGGAATCTCGCCCTGGGCCATCTCTTCGACGAATCGCTGCAGGAGCGTCGCGAACGTCTCGCGATCCTCGTCGCTCCAGCGGTCGAGCATCTCGCTCATCCGTCGATCCATGACGTCGTTCAACCGACGCCGCACGGAGTCGCCGCGCGGGGTGAGCGAGACGAGGCTGACCCGGCCGTCGTCCGGACTGGGCGAGCGCCGGACATAGCCGTCCCGCTCCAACTGGCCGACCTGGCGCGCGGTGGCACCCGGGTCCATGTTCGTCATGCGCGCCAACTCCCCCATGGGGAGCGGGCCTTGCTTCTCGATTCGGCGCAGCAGCACATAGGCGGGCTGCGAGATGGTCGCGCCCGCCGCGGCGGCCTGGCCCGCGTACACTCGGCGGCTGGCGTGGCGCCGAAGCAGGGCCTCCAGCGCCCGCTGGATCGCTTCGACGTTTTCGGTGGAGTTCACCCCGCCATGATAGCAGTCCTTGACTACGTCAATTTAATACTGTGCGATAACGTGCATTACCCGTATCGGATTCCGGATTCCGCGCCCGAGT includes these proteins:
- a CDS encoding TIGR03617 family F420-dependent LLM class oxidoreductase; the protein is MAAGLTLRDMQRAAAATERAGFDGLWLTEGGRTAYTAATAAALATENLTVGTGIAVAFARSPMVTASAAWELAEATGGRFVLGLGTQVRPHIERRYSAEFDRPGPRLREYVAALRAIWSAFRGEERLRFKGDFYRFTLMTPEWTPGGSIADPPIYLAGVNPWMLRMIGEVADGLHVHPLHSLRYIEEVVRPELAAGGAADDFALVCPVMTATGDTDEEIESEREKLRLRLAFYGSTPGYSKVFETHGWNDLQPRLNRLFAAKDRQAMATAITDEVLDTLTVTAPWNTLAQSLLARYEAAATRVVAYSAVSTWRENPASIERWTEVTQQFHELSRTGPN
- a CDS encoding enoyl-CoA hydratase/isomerase family protein — its product is MIKFDIRDGVAVVTLDRPDELNVFSGGMGSALGDAYARCDADDAVRAVVLTGAGRAFCAGADMSPEADSFAGPGEAAARSRKFSASPVRPAAWEVRKPVIAAINGHAIGIGFTLAMQCDIRLVAEDAKLAIPQVRRGMVPDAQSHWTVPAATSRAVAADILLTGRTFRGAEAAVLGLVSRALPADEVLPAALEIARDIATNVHPVSAALTKRLLWADAGLDEVERLETAYHRVLMGTDDAREGPRAWSERRTPRWTGTVTGAWDGVLAAESSERPAPSA
- a CDS encoding MarR family winged helix-turn-helix transcriptional regulator, yielding MNSTENVEAIQRALEALLRRHASRRVYAGQAAAAGATISQPAYVLLRRIEKQGPLPMGELARMTNMDPGATARQVGQLERDGYVRRSPSPDDGRVSLVSLTPRGDSVRRRLNDVMDRRMSEMLDRWSDEDRETFATLLQRFVEEMAQGEIPAAEVEDSAV